The Tenebrio molitor chromosome 5, icTenMoli1.1, whole genome shotgun sequence genome has a segment encoding these proteins:
- the gbb gene encoding protein 60A: protein MNSAAIVSGFVMLLVIGGVLSSPKAAIYIDNGFDQTAIEREISKVEKHEMELEILNLLGLPNRPKRISKSLKRSAPKFLLDVYKSLMEKENEGHSRSKRSVDLNLSGEEQNAIDESDVIMTFESINHHVSSVRHERGKRLWFNVSEMPIAENVVGAELRIYQKEINATKRAKNLYTVTVYELVNTDSGERELEYISSVNTTGHFTGWLGLNLTACLPTWVAFPDSNKGLYLSVHPVDKPGREIRPEDIGLTTVKGDDETQPFMVAFLKATNHVQTKRFIRDVSTRRRVKKSDYASMMRDQLQPPTWRTCRIHTLYISFKDLQWQDWIIAPEGYAAYYCAGECSFPLNAHMNATNHAIVQTLVHLMNPLKYPKACCAPTKLTPISVLYFLDDTNVILKKYKKMVVKSCGCH, encoded by the exons ATGAATTCTGCGGCGATAGTTTCCGGTTTTGTTATGCTGCTGGTGATCGGAGGGGTGTTGAGTTCGCCGAAGGCGGCGATCTACATCGACAACGGATTCGATCAGACGGCGATCGAGAGGGAAATATCCAAAGTGGAGAAGCACGAGATGGAGCTGGAGATCTTGAACCTGCTGGGCCTCCCGAACAGGCCGAAGAGGATCAGCAAGTCGCTGAAGAGGTCGGCGCCGAAGTTCCTCCTCGACGTCTACAAATCCCTCATGGAGAAGGAGAACGAGGGACACTCGAGGAGCAAGAGAAGCGTCGATTTGAATCTGAGCGGAGAGGAGCAGAATGCCATCGACGAGAGCGACGTGATTATGACTTTTGAGAGCATCA ACCATCACGTGAGCAGTGTCCGCCACGAAAGAGGCAAACGTCTCTGGTTCAACGTTTCGGAGATGCCAATAGCTGAAAACGTCGTAGGCGCCGAGCTAAGAATCTACCAAAAGGAGATCAACGCAACCAAGAGGGCCAAAAATCTCTACACCGTCACAGTTTACGAGCTGGTCAACACCGATTCAGG AGAAAGGGAACTGGAGTACATCTCTTCGGTCAACACGACCGGACATTTCACCGGCTGGTTGGGGCTGAATTTGACTGCTTGCTTGCCAACTTGGGTGGCTTTCCCGGATTCCAACAAGGGTCTCTACCTGTCGGTACATCCGGTAGACAAGCCAG GACGCGAGATTAGACCAGAAGATATTGGTCTGACCACGGTAAAAGGAGACGACGAGACCCAGCCGTTCATGGTCGCCTTCCTCAAAGCCACCAACCACGTCCAGACCAAAAGATTCATCCGCGACGTGAGCACCAGACGCCGTGTCAAGAAATCCGACTACGCCTCCATGATGAGGGACCAGTTGCAGCCTCCGACATGGCGCACATGCCGCATCCACACCCTCTACATTAGCTTCAAAGATCTGCAATGGCAG GACTGGATCATAGCGCCCGAAGGCTACGCCGCCTACTACTGTGCAGGCGAGTGCAGCTTCCCTCTCAACGCCCACATGAACGCCACCAATCACGCTATCGTCCAGACTCTGGTCCACTTGATGAACCCTCTCAAGTACCCCAAAGCGTGTTGCGCACCGACGAAACTGACACCGATCTCGGTGCTCTACTTCCTTGATGACACCAACGTCATCTTGAAAAAGTACAAGAAGATGGTGGTCAAGAGCTGCGGCTGTCACTGA